Proteins co-encoded in one Chionomys nivalis chromosome 6, mChiNiv1.1, whole genome shotgun sequence genomic window:
- the LOC130875586 gene encoding ribonucleoside-diphosphate reductase subunit M2-like, which translates to MLSARIQLATITDLQQLRVLLLKRLNLSEKENTPRSLSGTRILASKAARRIFLDLAEPERKESTKPSVEDEPLLRENPRRFVVFPIEYHDIWQMYKKAEASFWTAEEVDLSKDIQHWEALKPDERHFISHVLAFFAASDGIVNENLVERFSQEVQVTEARCFYGFQIAMENIHSEMYSLLIDTYIKDSKEREYLFNAIETMPCVKKKADWALRWIGDKEATYGERVVAFAAVEGIFFSGSFASIFWLKKRGLMPGLTFSVVGAAGLCSCHPCSGRLASLCPKITIYKLEQNPEFT; encoded by the coding sequence ATGCTCTCCGCCCGCATCCAGCTTGCCACCATCACCGACCTGCAGCAGCTGAGGGTGTTGCTGCTGAAGCGACTCAACCTGTCCGAGAAGGAGAACACGCCCCGGAGTCTCAGCGGGACCCGCATCCTGGCGAGCAAGGCTGCGAGGAGAATCTTCCTGGACCTGGCCGAACCGGAACGTAAAGAATCTACTAAGCCCAGCGTTGAGGACGAGCCCTTACTGAGAGAAAATCCCCGCCGCTTCGTGGTCTTTCCCATCGAATACCATGATATCTGGCAAATGTACAAGAAAGCCGAGGCCTCCTTCTGGACGGCTGAGGAGGTGGACCTCTCCAAGGATATTCAACACTGGGAAGCGCTGAAACCTGACGAGAGACATTTTATATCTCACGTCCTGGCTTTCTTTGCGGCGAGTGATGGCATAGTCAATGAAAACCTGGTGGAGCGCTTTAGCCAAGAAGTTCAGGTTACAGAGGCCCGCTGTTTCTATGGCTTCCAAATTGCCATGGAAAACATACATTCTGAAATGTACAGTCTCCTCATCGACACTTACATTAAAGATTCCAAAGAGAGGGAATATCTCTTCAATGCTATTGAGACAATGCCTTGTGTGAAAAAGAAGGCCGACTGGGCCCTGCGTTGGATTGGGGACAAAGAAGCTACCTATGGAGAACGAGTTGTGGCCTTTGCTGCTGTGGAAGGGATCTTCTTCTCTGGCTCTTTTGCGTCAATATTCTGGCTCAAGAAACGGGGACTGATGCCTGGCCTTACgttttctgtagtaggagctgcggggctgtgttcctgccatccCTgctctggtcgcctggctagcttatgccccaaaataacaatataCAAACT